A single region of the Garra rufa chromosome 6, GarRuf1.0, whole genome shotgun sequence genome encodes:
- the LOC141337502 gene encoding uncharacterized protein yields the protein MVFIKEENIEETFRVEQEDADEETKMVFIQEESEDMKIEVKHEDTEEQTKMVFIQEESEDMKIEVKHEDTEEQTKMTFIKEKSEDMKIEETFRVKNEDTEEQSDPMALKEEREELNKIDEKGQCEKLHHFKTEEKSFCSLQSENTSTPTRAQKTATTSNFTCFQCGKSFSQQRNLNSHMKIHNREKPNKSPPCEKRNLDVHKQVHTTVSLFTCQQCGKSFTHKGSLNRHMRIHTGEKPYTCSLCGKSFSIHGNLIVHMRVHTGEKPFNCQWCEKSFSQQVNLEAHMRVHTGEKPFTCKQCGKSFNQHVNLETHMKRIHPEQTVQPKS from the exons atggtgtttattaaagaggagaacaTCGAAGAAACCTTCAGAGTTGAACAAGAAGAtgctgatgaagaaacaaagatggtgtttattcaAGAGGaaagtgaagacatgaagattgaagtcaaacatgaagatactgaggaacaaacaaagatggtgtttattcaAGAGGaaagtgaagacatgaagattgaagtcaaacatgaagatactgaggaacaaacaaagatgacATTTATTAAAGagaagagtgaagacatgaagattgaagaaacattcagagtcaaaaatgaagatactgaggaacaatcag ACCCAatggcgctgaaagaggagagggaaGAACTGAATAAAATTGACGAGAAAGGTCAGTGTGAAAAACTTCAtcatttcaaaactgaagaaaaatcattttgttccttacaATCTGAAAATACTTCCACACCAACAAGAGCTCAAAAGACAGCAACTACGAGTAATTTCACTTGTtttcagtgtggaaaaagtttcagtcaaCAAAGAAACCTAAAcagtcacatgaaaattcacaacaGAGAGAAGCCTAACAAATCCCCTCCGTGTGAAAAGAGAAACCTTGATGTCCACAAGCAAGTTCACACTACGGtgagcctttttacctgccaacagtgtggaaaaagtttcactcataaaggaagccttaacagacacatgagaattcacactggagagaagccttacacatgctctctgtgtggaaagagtttcagtattCATGGAAACCTCAtcgtccacatgagagttcacactggagagaagcctttcaactGCCAAtggtgtgaaaagagtttcagtcaacaagtAAATCTTGAggctcacatgagagttcatactggagaaaagcctttcacctgcaaacagtgtggaaagagtttcaatcaacaTGTTAATCTTGAAACCCACATGAAAAGAATTCACCCTGAACAGACGGTTCAACCAAAAAGTTAA